CCCCTCCCCCGACCACGTGGAACTCGCCCGCGAGGCGGAACGGCTCGGCTACCGCTCCGTGTGGACCGCGGAGTCCTGGGGCTCGGACGCCTTCACACCCCTCACCTGGATCGCCGCACACACGTCGACGATCGAACTGGGCACGGCGGTCGCGCAGATGGCGGCCCGCTCACCCACCACGACCGCCATGCACGCGCTGACCCTGGACCATCTCTCCGGCGGCCGGATGACGCTCGGCCTCGGTCTGTCGGGCCCCCAGGTGGTGGAGGGCTGGTACGGGCGGCCGTTCCCGGCGTCGCCCCTGACCGCGACGCGGGAGTACGTGGACGTCGTACGGCAGGTGCTGCGGCGGGAGGGGCCGGTCCAGGTGGACGGACGGTTCCACGCGCTTCCCCACCGGGGCCCCGACGGTACCGGTCTGGGCAGGCCGCTGAAGTCCATCACCCACCCCCTGCGGCCGGATCTGCCGGTCCTGCTGGGCGCCGAGGGCCCGAAGAACGTGGCGCAGACGGCGCGGATCGCCGACGGATGGCTGCCGTTGTACTGGTCGCCGAGCCGGCCCGACGCGTACGGGCCGGCGGTCGGCCGGCTCCCGGAGGGCTTCCGGGTGGCGCCGATGGCACGGGTCAAGGTGTGCGACGACGTTTCCGAAGGACTGCTGGGCGTCAAGACGATGCTCGGCTTCTACATCGGCGGCATGGGCCACGCCACGCGCAACTTCCACGCCGACCTGATGGCGCGCATGGGGTACGAGGAGGAGGCCCGGCACATCCAGCGGCTGTTCCTGGCCGGGCGGCGCGAGGAGGCCGTGCTCGCGGTGCCGGACGCGTTCGCCGACGAGATCTCCCTCGTCGGATCCCGCGAACGCATCGCCGAGCGGCTGGAGTTGTGGCGCAAGGGCCCGGTCACGGACCTGCTGGCGCTGGCCCCGGACCGGACGTCCCTGCGGGTGCTGGCGGAGCTCAACTCCTGACGGGAGGGGCGCCGACGAGGCCCAGGTTTCATTCGGGATCGAACGGCAATCCGGTTGTCATGTCTCGATATCGCAGTGGTTCCAACTCGGCCGGAACAGTCATCGCGGTCGTCGCGGACGTCATGGCCGTCATCCTCGGGCTGTGGATCCTCATGTACCTGCTGGACGCCAACCCGGGCAACAGCCTCGTCCAGTTCGTCCATGACGCCGCCGACTGGCTGGCGGGCTGGTCCCGTGACCTCTTCACCTTCGACGAGGCGTGGGCGCGGGTCGTCGCCGGGTACGGTCTGGCGGCGGTCGTCTACCTGTTCATCGGTCACGCCATCGCCAGCCGGGTCCATCGTCACTGACCGGGGCGCGGGACGGATCGCAGGGTGCGCCCCGCGACCCGGCCCGCGGCCCGGCCCGCGAAGGTCAGGCGCAGCAGTCCGTTTCCAGTCCGGAGGGCAGTCGCTCCCCGCCGAACACGACGCAGGTGGCCTCGTGACCGCCCAGGGCCGCGACGGCGAGCAGCAGCGACCCGGCCGTCCAGGTGGTCAGCTCGCGGGGCCAGATCGCCTCGTCCTCGAACACGAACCCGGTCCAGTACAGGCCCGACTCCGCGTCGCGCAGGTGCTGGATCGACTGAAGGATCTCCACGGCCCGGTCGGACTCGCCCATCGCCCACAGCGCGAGGGCGAGTTCGGCCGACTCGCCGCCGGTCACCCACGGGTTGGGGACGACGCAGCGCACTCCGAGCCCCGGGACGACGAACCGGTCCCAGTCGGCCTCGATACGGGACTTGGCCTCCGTGCCGGTCAACGCGCCGCCGAGCACCGGGTAGTACCAGTCCATCGAGTAGCGGTCCTTGTCGAGGAACCGCTCCGGGTGCTTCCGGATGGCATGGCGCAGCGCGCCGGCCGCCAACTCCCAGTCGGGCTGGGCCTCTTCACGCTGCTCGGCGATGGCCAGCGCACAGCGCAGCGCCTGGTGGACGGAGGAGGAGCCGGTGAGCAGGGCGTCGGCGGTGGGGGTTCCGTCGTCGTCGCGCCGCCAGCCGATCTGGCCGCCGGGCTGCTGGAGGCGCAGCACGTACTCGACCGCCGCGTAGACGGCCGGCCACATGCGGTCCAGGAAGGTGTCGTCACCGGTGGACAGGTAGTGGTGCCAGACGCCGACGGCTATGTAGGCGACGAAGTTGGTCTCGCGCCCGCGGTCGGTGACGTCGTCGTGGGCCCCGTCGGCGTACGCCGCGAACCACGAGCCGTCGTCGTTCTGGTGGCGGGCGAGCCAGGCGTACGCCCGCGCCGCGGCCTCGTGTTCACCGGCCGCGTCCAGCGCCATCGCGGCCTCGGTGTGGTCCCAGGGGTCGAGGTGGTGGCCCCGGAACCACGGGATCGCGCCGTCCTCCCGCTGCACGGCGAGGATGCCGGCGACGGTCTCGGCGGCCTGCTCGGCGGTGAGGACCCCGGGCAGGACGAGGTGTTCTGTCCGGGGGGTGGTCACGTGGCGTCCGCCCCGGTCTTCGCGGCCTTCTCGGACTTGCGGGCCTTGCCGGTCCGTGCGGTGTCCGCGGGCCGGTCCGCCCCTTCGGCGAGCCGTGGCAGGTGCGGTTTGGTCGCGTAGGCCACGAAGCTCTTGCCGATGAGCGGGTTCAGCGTCTGCTCGGCGACCCGGGTGGCCAGCGGCTTCTTCATGATGTCCCAGACCAGCAGCTTGTGGTACGCCCGTACCGGCAGCGCCTTGTCGTTGTCGACGCCGAACGCGCACTTCAGCCACCAGTACGGCGAGTGCAGCGCGTGGGCGTGATGGGTACCGTACGGCTTCAGGCCCGCCTCACGGATCTTCGCGAGGAGTTCGTCCGCCTTGTAGATGCGGATGTGGCCGCCCTCGACCTCGTGGTAGGCGTCGGAGAGGGTCCAGCAGACCTTCTCGGGGCCGTAGCGCGGGACGGTGATCGCGATACGGCCGCCGGGCCTGAGCACCCGCACCATCTCCGCGAGGACGCCCTTGTCGTCCGGGATGTGCTCCATGACCTCGGAGATGATGACGACGTCGAAGGACTCGTCGGGGAAGGGCAGGGCGAGCGCGTCGCCCTCCATGGCGGTCGCCGTGGCGCCCTCGGGGGCCTCGCCGGCCTCCTTCATCGCCGCGAACCACTTGGCGACCTCGCGGATCTCCTCGGCGTTCTGGTCCAGGGCCACGACCTGCGCGCCGCGCCGGTAGCACTCGAAGGCGTGCCGGCCCGCCCCGCAGCCGAGGTCCAGGACCCGGTCGCCCGGGGCGAGCGGGAACCGGGAGAAGTCGACGGTCAGCACGTGGCCCTGCTTTCGCGATCGGATGCTTCTGATACGGCGTCGGCACCGGCCCCGGTGCCGACGGGGTCGACGGACCCGAGGGACTCGTCGGGCGCGGGTGCGGCGGCGGCCGCGGAAGCCCCCGGGGTCCTCGGACGGCCGGCCTCGGCGATCGCCTCGCGGTAGCGGGCCACGGTCCCCTCGGCGGCTCGCGCCCAGGTGAACCGCTCCAGCACCCGCTGCCGTCCGGCGGCGCCGAGCCGTGCCCGCAGCGCGGGGTCGCCGAGCAGCCGTCCGAGACCCGCGGCCAGCGCGCCCGGGTCGCCCGGCGGCACGGCCAGACAGGTCTCCCCGTCGCGCCCGGCCACCTCGGGGATCGCCCCGCCGGTCGTGGCGAGCAGCGGGGTGCCGGTGGCCATCGCCTCGGCGGCCGGCAGGGAGAAGCCCTCGTAGAGCGACGGCACGCAGGCGACCTCCGCCGAGCGCACCAGGTCGACCAGTTCGGCGTCGGAGATGCCCTTGACGAACTCGACGGCGCCCTCGAGGCCGTACCGCTCCATCGCCTGGGCGACCGGGCCCTCCTGCGGGCGCTTGCCGACGACGACGAGGTGGGCGTCCGGGTGCTCGGTGCGCACCTTGGCCAGCGCCTCGACGAGGAAGACCAGGCCCTTGAGCGGGACGTCCGCGCTGGACGTCGTCACGATCCGGCCGGGGACGACGGCCACGGACGGATCCGGCGAGAAAAGGTCGGTGTCGGCGCCGATGTGGACGACGTGGATGCGGTCGTCGCGGACGCCGAGATGGTCGGCTATCTCCTGGCGGGAGGTGCCGGAGACGGTGAGCACGGACGGCAGCCGGCGCGCGACCCGCTTCTGCATGCGGGTGAAGGCGTACCAGCGGCGCACCGAGGAGCGGCGGCGCCAGCCCTCGGCGGCGTCCAGCTCCAACTGCCGGTCGACGGTGATGGGGTGGTGGATCGTGGTGACGAGGGGCGCGCCGACGTCGCCCAGCAGCCCGTAGCCCAGGGTCTGGTTGTCGTGCACGACGTCGAACTCGCCGCTGCGCGCGCGCAGATGACGGCGGGCCCGCAGCGAGAACGTGAGCGGCTCGGGGAAGCCGCCGGTCCACATCGTGGCGACCTCGAGGGCGTCGATCCAGTCGCGGTACTCGCCGCGGCCGGGCGTGCGGAAGGGATCCGGCTGGCGGTAGAGGTCCAGGCTGGGCAGCTCGGTGAGGGAGAGGCGGTCGTCGTGGCCGGGGTCCAGCACCGGATAGGGCTGGGAGCCGATCACCTCGACGCGGTGGCCGAGGCGGACGAGTTCACGCGAGAGGTGCCGTACGTAGACACCCTGCCCCCCGCAGAACGGGTTCCCCTTGTAGGTGAGGAGCGCGATGTCGAGCGGTCGCCTGCCGTCGGCTGCCAGGTCATGCCGTGACCCCGCCTGACTGGCCTCAGCGGTCACTCCGGGCCCCCTTCTGCCTGCATGGTCCCGCGAGACTACGACGGGACGCTAATCTAGAACAAGTTTCAGACTTGATCGTTCGGGAGGCTCTGAATCTACCGGCAGGTAGGAGAGCTGTGAGCAGTGGATCAGGTGATTCACGCCACGGCCGACCGCACCGTCGCGCTGTGTGCCCACGGAGCCTCACCGACTGTCACGGAACGGGACCCATGTCTGCGCAAGCCAGCACCCAGCGCCCTGCCCCTCCTCCCGGCTCCGCCCGACCGGGGGGACCCCCGTCCTCCCCGCTCACCGAGCGGCAGGAGGCGCGCCGCCGCCGCATCCTGCACGCGAGCGCGCAACTGGCCTGCCGGGGTGGCTTCGACGCGGTGCAGATGCGGGAGGTCGCGGAGGTCTCCCAGGTGGCCCTGGGCACGCTGTACCGCTACTTCCCCTCCAAGGTGCACCTGCTGGTCGCCACGATGCAGGACCAGCTGGATCACATGCACGGCACGCTGCGGAAGAAGCCCCCGACGGGAGAGCGGGCGGCCGACCGCGTCGCGGAGACCCTGATGCGCGCCTTCCGCGCGCTCCAGCGCGAGCCGCACCTGGCCGACGCGATGGTCCGCGCCCTGACCTTCGCCGACCGCAGCGTCTCGCCGGAGGTCGACCAGGTCTCCCGTCAGACGACGGCGATCATCCTCGACGCGATGGGCCTGGTCGACCCCACCCCCGAGCAGCTGTCCGCGGTCCGCGTCATCGAGCACACCTGGCACTCCGCGCTCATCACCTGGCTGTCGGGGCGCGCGTCCATCGCCCAGGTGCGCATCGACATCGAGACCGTGTGCCGCCTGATCGACGTCACGGACCCCGGCGTCCGCCCCTAGGGACCGGCGCGCCCCGCTCACTCCTCCGGTGGGAAGACCGCCTCCCCGCTGCCCGCCAGCGTGATCATGATCGCCTCCACCGGGCAGCTCTCCGCCGCCGTCAGCACGGGCTCGTTGGCGTCCGTGTCCGGGGCGACCGGATGCGACTGGCGCGCGGTGTCGAGCCGGAAGCGGCCGGGCGCGTGGTGCACGCACTGCGCCGATCCGATGCACAGCGACCGGTCCACCTCGACGCGCCACCGGTCCCCCGTCCCCGCCCCGGTGTCCGCCCCGGTGTCCGGCGCCGGTCCGGTCGGCGCGGAGGGCGTGCCCACGCCCTTCACCCCTCCCATCCGGCCGGCAGGTGGATCATCTTGTGCTCGAGGTACTCGCCGAACCCCTCGGGCCCGAACTCCCGTCCCAGCCCGGAGTTCTTGTAGCCGCCGAACGGGCCGAGCATGTCCAGGCTGAAGGTGTTCACCGAGTACGTCCCGGTGCGGACCTGCCGGGCGACCTCGATGCCGCGCTCGACGTCGGCCGTCCACACGCTGCCGCTGAGGCCGTAGTCGGAGTCGTTCGCGATGCGCAGCGCCTCGGCCTCGTCGCCGTAGGGCAGCAGGCAGATCACCGGTCCGAAGATCTCCTCGCGGGCGATCCGCATGGAGTTGTCGACGTCGCCGAAGAGGGTCGGCTCCACGTACCAGCCGCGCTCCAGTCCCGCCGGACGCGCCCCGCCCGTGAGGATCTTCGCGCCCTCCTCCTGCCCGATGCGGATGTAGTCGAGGTTCCTGCGCTGCTGACGCCGCGCCACCAGCG
Above is a genomic segment from Streptomyces asoensis containing:
- a CDS encoding LLM class F420-dependent oxidoreductase — encoded protein: MRLGLALGYWGRGPSPDHVELAREAERLGYRSVWTAESWGSDAFTPLTWIAAHTSTIELGTAVAQMAARSPTTTAMHALTLDHLSGGRMTLGLGLSGPQVVEGWYGRPFPASPLTATREYVDVVRQVLRREGPVQVDGRFHALPHRGPDGTGLGRPLKSITHPLRPDLPVLLGAEGPKNVAQTARIADGWLPLYWSPSRPDAYGPAVGRLPEGFRVAPMARVKVCDDVSEGLLGVKTMLGFYIGGMGHATRNFHADLMARMGYEEEARHIQRLFLAGRREEAVLAVPDAFADEISLVGSRERIAERLELWRKGPVTDLLALAPDRTSLRVLAELNS
- a CDS encoding prenyltransferase, which gives rise to MTTPRTEHLVLPGVLTAEQAAETVAGILAVQREDGAIPWFRGHHLDPWDHTEAAMALDAAGEHEAAARAYAWLARHQNDDGSWFAAYADGAHDDVTDRGRETNFVAYIAVGVWHHYLSTGDDTFLDRMWPAVYAAVEYVLRLQQPGGQIGWRRDDDGTPTADALLTGSSSVHQALRCALAIAEQREEAQPDWELAAGALRHAIRKHPERFLDKDRYSMDWYYPVLGGALTGTEAKSRIEADWDRFVVPGLGVRCVVPNPWVTGGESAELALALWAMGESDRAVEILQSIQHLRDAESGLYWTGFVFEDEAIWPRELTTWTAGSLLLAVAALGGHEATCVVFGGERLPSGLETDCCA
- a CDS encoding class I SAM-dependent methyltransferase, whose product is MLTVDFSRFPLAPGDRVLDLGCGAGRHAFECYRRGAQVVALDQNAEEIREVAKWFAAMKEAGEAPEGATATAMEGDALALPFPDESFDVVIISEVMEHIPDDKGVLAEMVRVLRPGGRIAITVPRYGPEKVCWTLSDAYHEVEGGHIRIYKADELLAKIREAGLKPYGTHHAHALHSPYWWLKCAFGVDNDKALPVRAYHKLLVWDIMKKPLATRVAEQTLNPLIGKSFVAYATKPHLPRLAEGADRPADTARTGKARKSEKAAKTGADAT
- a CDS encoding glycosyltransferase family 4 protein produces the protein MTAEASQAGSRHDLAADGRRPLDIALLTYKGNPFCGGQGVYVRHLSRELVRLGHRVEVIGSQPYPVLDPGHDDRLSLTELPSLDLYRQPDPFRTPGRGEYRDWIDALEVATMWTGGFPEPLTFSLRARRHLRARSGEFDVVHDNQTLGYGLLGDVGAPLVTTIHHPITVDRQLELDAAEGWRRRSSVRRWYAFTRMQKRVARRLPSVLTVSGTSRQEIADHLGVRDDRIHVVHIGADTDLFSPDPSVAVVPGRIVTTSSADVPLKGLVFLVEALAKVRTEHPDAHLVVVGKRPQEGPVAQAMERYGLEGAVEFVKGISDAELVDLVRSAEVACVPSLYEGFSLPAAEAMATGTPLLATTGGAIPEVAGRDGETCLAVPPGDPGALAAGLGRLLGDPALRARLGAAGRQRVLERFTWARAAEGTVARYREAIAEAGRPRTPGASAAAAAPAPDESLGSVDPVGTGAGADAVSEASDRESRATC
- a CDS encoding TetR family transcriptional regulator, translated to MSAQASTQRPAPPPGSARPGGPPSSPLTERQEARRRRILHASAQLACRGGFDAVQMREVAEVSQVALGTLYRYFPSKVHLLVATMQDQLDHMHGTLRKKPPTGERAADRVAETLMRAFRALQREPHLADAMVRALTFADRSVSPEVDQVSRQTTAIILDAMGLVDPTPEQLSAVRVIEHTWHSALITWLSGRASIAQVRIDIETVCRLIDVTDPGVRP
- a CDS encoding ferredoxin, which codes for MDRSLCIGSAQCVHHAPGRFRLDTARQSHPVAPDTDANEPVLTAAESCPVEAIMITLAGSGEAVFPPEE